The following is a genomic window from Chryseobacterium sp. StRB126.
ACTCGAACGCTCCGACTCTCAAACCCTAATACTCTCTGACCCCAATTAAATATTATCAAGGGGCTTCCTGTGATGGTCTTTTAATTTTTTAAACTCAGTAGGCGTAAATCCGGTAACATTGCGGAATTGGGTGGAAAGATGCTGAACACTTTTGTAGCCCAGTTTTCCTGCAATTTCCGTAAGATTGAATTCATTATATAAAAGGAGTTCCTTTACTTTTTCAATCTTTTGAAGGATGAAAAACTGTTCCAGTGTAATATTCTCATTCTGTGAAAATGTTTTGGAAAGAGAACTGTAATCTTTGTGAAGTCTTGAACTTAAGAATTCAGAAAGAAGAAAATCTTCATCAATGTCAAGTTCGCTGATTTTTACAATAACGAGATTTTTAATTTTCTCAATAAGCTGATGTGAAGAGTCCATGATTCTTTCAAAACCGGTTGCAAGCAGGGTTTCTTCAATAGATTGCATGGTGGCTGCGGAAACTTCCGATTCTGTTTCTACTTCTCCCAGAATAATGGAGCTGGTTTTTATATCTGCATTATTAAAGATGGTTTCTACTGCGGCAATGCATCTGTTGCAGACCATATTTTTGATGAAGATCCTCATGCTCCGCTGTTTAATCTGTCTTTTACAAATTCAATCTGGGTTTTACCATGTGGAGCAGGATTTCCTTCGTTATCCAGATTAACCATAACAATTTTATCTACAGTGATAATCGTCTGATGAGTCATTTTATTACGGACATCACATTTTAAAGTAATAGAAGATGAACCAAAGTGAGTGGCTTCAATACCAATTTCAATAATGTCCCCCTGTTTTGCGGAGCTTACAAAATTGATCTCTGAAATAAATTTAGTAACTACTTTAGTGTTTTCAAGCTGAATGATGGCATATAATGCTGCTTCTTCATCTATCCATTGTAAAAGTCTTCCTCCGAATAGAGAGTGATTAGGATTTAAATCTTCGGGTTTTACCCATTTTCTTGTATGGTAATTCATGTTCTTAATAATTTACAGTACAAATTTAGCGTTAAAAGCTGGCTTTTTCCAAAGAATAGTATTTATTGATCTTAAGAAGATTATTCATTTTCTCAATCATTTTCTTTTGGAACGCATTGCTTTTGTCTTTGTAATATTAGGATCGTTTAACAACTTTTGATACTCTTCGCTTTCTCTTGGGTATAGGGCTACTTTTCCTTCCTTATTATGATGAAATCCGAATCCGTACCTTTTGGCTAAAGGAGAAGACCGGAGGCAGGCTTGGCCCTTGGAAAAGAATTGATCTCTTTCCTCCTGTTTTTCATTTTCAGAAATATCCTTCTTAAAGGCATAACATTCAAATATAATATCATCAGAAGTATATTGGTAAGGATTTTTACTGATCTTTTCATATTGAAGATTGGCTAATGTCTTTTCTTTCTTTTCAGGGGGAATCTGTGCCTGGGAAACGGGACAATCTTCTGCGACTTCTATAAAAGTATTGATGCAATTGGTGGTGTGCTGTTTCATCATAAATCCGATTAAAGGCTATATATATGATTTTAAAAGGAGTTATAAATATACTATAATATTCTCTATATTTTACTAGTAACATGTGGTTGGTTATTGATGGTTGTAAGTTTTGACAAACAATTGTTTATTTTTTTACAATTATTTTGAGGCATAATTTATTATGTTAACTAACTTTAACTTTTTGATAACTTTTAACATTAATTTATTGATTGTCAATAAATTAATGTTGCGTTTTGGCAGGATATGGAATTTAAATTCAAACTAATGTGAGAAAGAGATAAAAAAAAGCTTTGATTTGACATTTTTAATTGTATCTTGCATACGTTTATATTTGGAATCAATATTTGTTCATTAATTTATGTTGTTTTTCTTTTATATACCAAATTTTTAT
Proteins encoded in this region:
- a CDS encoding helix-turn-helix domain-containing protein, producing MRIFIKNMVCNRCIAAVETIFNNADIKTSSIILGEVETESEVSAATMQSIEETLLATGFERIMDSSHQLIEKIKNLVIVKISELDIDEDFLLSEFLSSRLHKDYSSLSKTFSQNENITLEQFFILQKIEKVKELLLYNEFNLTEIAGKLGYKSVQHLSTQFRNVTGFTPTEFKKLKDHHRKPLDNI
- a CDS encoding acyl-CoA thioesterase; its protein translation is MNYHTRKWVKPEDLNPNHSLFGGRLLQWIDEEAALYAIIQLENTKVVTKFISEINFVSSAKQGDIIEIGIEATHFGSSSITLKCDVRNKMTHQTIITVDKIVMVNLDNEGNPAPHGKTQIEFVKDRLNSGA
- a CDS encoding DUF6157 family protein, which translates into the protein MMKQHTTNCINTFIEVAEDCPVSQAQIPPEKKEKTLANLQYEKISKNPYQYTSDDIIFECYAFKKDISENEKQEERDQFFSKGQACLRSSPLAKRYGFGFHHNKEGKVALYPRESEEYQKLLNDPNITKTKAMRSKRK